actgcaactttttcggctCTCACACCCGAAACCTGCGACtgttattgaacgaaacccagcgcaggtcAACGCgacatctgccattgtcttctacaagAACTCTGCAGGTCGGAGTCATCGGACTTTTAACTCCATTGTggattaataaatcacaaaacattttagttttgtttttttatttttttttgcacgaaaaaattgtgattttcctctttaaaagtctGACAAGAAAAATATTCGGACTAAAATATAACCCCCTTAGTTCTTTGAATATCTAGTGATGGCTTACTATTTTATGTCATTTTACTAATGATCATTTTCTTTTGCTGCTTTGTTTGTTACGCTTCTCTTTTTACAGCTCAGGGAGGCAGCAGCACTTCTTCTACTACGTCCACTTCAACATCCACTTCAACGTCTTCCTCCACCTCCTCGTCATCCTCCACTGTCCCCACTTCTACAACAACCACCACTTCCACATCCTTCCCCAATGTTTCTTCAGTTCCCTCTGCCCAGCTCCCACCTGGCACTGACCAACACCTCTCTCAACTCCTGGGCTCTTTACTGGGAACTGCCAGCTCAGGGATGTCAAACCTCACTATGGGTTCACCGAGTATTACAGTGACTGTGCCTGGAATGCCTGCCTTTTTACAGGGTGTTACAGATATATTACAGGTATCTATTCTCATGCAAATATATGTACGTGGTGTTCAAATGCAGTTTCATACATATGCGTTTCCAGTCCTTTAAAAATATCTGTTGCCTTTTATTGTGTGCTCTTTTCAATCTGTGactactttttaaaggaacagtaaaacacaaaaaagtgttttaaagtactgtTGCCATGTgcttgtaaaactggtgtttgcttcagaaactctacaatagtttatataaacaagctgctgtgtagccatgggggcagccattcaagcacaggatacacagtagataacatataagtactactatagtttatataaacaagctgctgtgtagccatgggggcagccattcaagcacaggatacacagtagataacatataagtactactatagtttatacaaaaaagctgctgtgtagccatggggacagccatttaaagcagaaaatgagaaaatgcacaggttacacagcagataacagataagttctgcagtatacaatggggttcttcagaacttgaatggctgcccccatagtacttatctgttatctactgtgtatcctgtacttgaatggttgtccccatggctatacagcagcttgtttatctaaactatagtagtacttatctgttatctactgtgtatcctgtgcttgaatggctgcccccatggctacacagcagcttgtttatataaactatagtagtgtttctgaagcaaacacgccaatTGTACTAGTGCAGCGCAACCTTACATAAtactgtcattcttttaaaacacttaaatcaaCAACCAACTCATCATATTTTATAGTGCATTTAAGCActagccaattaagttagattTAAGGGGTGCCAAAACAATTAAGAATTTGCCATGCACCCATCAACAAGTATTTACAGTAACTAACCTCAGACCTCAGGTCGGTGCTTCTGTTCACTGAAAAACTCTCCAACCCATTGCTATCCTAGTGAGTGTTGTGGGGccatctttatttatatttatgttgtgTTACAAAAGTAAAGCAGAATATTTGAAATATGGTTAATAAGAAAGTGATGTGTAATTATCAGATTTATCCACAAATTAATAACATGGGAATAAGTAATGCAAGAGAAACTTTTTACCAGTAAAAACAACTTTATCCTTCTCTTTATTTGCTCCTAGGCTACGCAGACTGTTCCTGTTTCCACCTCTCCTCCCCAGTCTGCTTCTcaggctcctcctcctccttcatcaCCAGCACCTCCTGCCCATTCCGCTCCCCCTCCAGCTGCCGCACCAGAGTCTCTTCCACCAGAGTTTTTCACTAGTGTTGTTCAGGGTGTCCTTTCGTCCATGCTGGGGTCTTTGAGTGCAGCTGATCAGAGTGGAACAGAAAGTATTGCAGATTTCATTCAGAGGCTCAGTGGCTCCCACAACATCTTCCAGCCGGATGCAGAGGGGCCTGGTGGTAGGAAACTCTTTCATGGCATTTAGTTATTCCCCAGTTCCATCTCAAATTCCATATatactgtctctttttttttttttctataccctTTAGTTGTTTCGTTCTGGTAACCCAGCCCTTTTCTTTTTAGCTTTCTATCTGTAACTGGGCCAAAAATATCTTTGTGAGAGTCCTAACTGTTCATTGCCTCATTTGTTCTAGGATTTTTTGGTGACTTGCTCACCTTGATTTGTCACAATTTCTCACTGGTGGATATGGTAATGTTACTGCATGGTCATTCCCAGCCTTTGCAGAATCTGCAGCCTCAACTGCGATCCTTCTTTCTTCAAGAGTATCTACACCAGGCAGATCCAACACCTAATAACATTCAGGTATGCCATTACTGCTACTCTGGAAACAGTCCTCTCTACTGGAATAAGTGTTCCTACATTCTTTCTTCACACCCAGACATTATGCttacttttattataaaatatctgttgTACTCTGCACCATCCGCCTATTGCGATGCCTCCACAGATGTTGGGTGTATTGATCTCtaggaatccaggattccgttcgggattcggccttattTCGGCAGGATTCCTTCCTTCAGCCAAATcgttctgcccggccgaaccaaaccctaatttgcatatgcaaactagaggtggggaaggaaatggtgtgacttttttgtcagaaagcaaggaagtaaataatgctttcaccttcccacccctaatttgcatattcaaattagggttcggtattcggaggAATCTTTCTttcaggggttcagctgaatccaaaatagtggattcggtgcatccccattaCCCAATTACAATCAAAGCGAAAAAGATTAGAACTGTACCTACTAAAATGTCAATGAACTTTGTCTTTCACTTCatttatcagtgtgtgtgtgtgttgcgtaagatttttttttctctctattccAGATGGCATCAAGAAATCTTACTAATGGCCTGGAAGAGTACATAAGAGAAAGCTTTGTAagacttttttgtcttgtttaTTTCTCCACGTCTCTCTTTATCTCTTACActgaacatttcagtgattctctAATCATGTCCCTGCATCATGTGTCTATCAGGCCTCTGTTACTGTCCGTGATGATGTTGATATCACAAGAACAAACCTTGAATTTCTACAGGACCAGTTCAACAGGATCACAACACACATCCTCCATTGTGCAGGTATCTATTTGGAAAAAGATCCACATTAGAATGTCTTGCTCTAAACCTCTCTCTCCGTCCAGCTATTCCActtaattctagggatgcaccgaatccaggattctgcctttttcagcaggattcggatttggccgaatccttctgcccggcccaaccaaattctgatttgcatatgcaaattaggagcagggaggggaaagagtgactttttgtcacaaaacaaggaagtaaaaaatgttttccccttcccaaccctaatatgcatatgcaaattaggattcggattccaaaatagtggattcggtgcatccctacttaattcTGAACTATGGTTTGTTTGATTTTACTTTTGTCATTGTAAATGGAGATCTCAACCATAGCTCACATACCAGCATATTGGTTTTCCTTATATATAATATGCCATAAAATGcctattgaattaaaaaaaaaaaaataccccgattttatgttttcccaaaattgcctCCATTTACTAATGGTCCCATACAGGCAAGCAACCCCCAGAATGTATTGTTTTACCTTGGATTAATGTTATGCTTTGTAATTGTACATTTTTGCTGAAACTATATAATGATACAACTGTTCTTGGAGACCGTACACAATCGGAATTTCTTTgccgtctcaagggggacacagggaacgatggggttaagctccatcctccggaggcaggacacttgaattatttaaatttaggTGGGCGTGCCAGAGCAGGCTTAACCCCCCACACTGAACACAGTATTCAGTTTCACAAGTGTCCTGCTCCCAGGAGGATGGACACCCATCGCAAAACCTGGTCTTCCATTCATACTTCTACCAAATTTTACAATGTTGACACCTTTTCTTTGGCCGAGGCCTCCTTTGGACGTAAGGTGTTACAATcagtaatcaaataattccaccAGTACTGGTCTAggctcgctcccaccctgctgtgtTGGGACTGCTttcagtgtggggggggggggttaagccTGTTCTCGCACGCCCACtcaatttaaataattcagtGTCCTGCATCCGGAGGATGGAGTTtaccccatcgttccctgtgtcccccttttcgactacagagaaacagatttaacggtgagtaaaaAATCCTGTTATCTATCTGTGAAGCGGAGGAGCTGCAGACCAGCTGCAGTAGATTTCACTGTGTATTACAGAGCAGAGTAGGGGCACAACTCAATACAGAACAGGGCACATTTCTGCAGAATTCCAGTTAAACAATGAATTTCTCTGTAATACCTTACTGCAGACTCCACATTTGGACAGCGGCTTCTCGAGATGTGTAACCAGTCTCTCTTTGAATGGCTTGCACTCAATCTGTATTGTCTCCGAGGGGACCAGAATGCTCTCACATCTGTCATTAATGAAAGGAttgtaagtttatttttttgcttaatacATTTCTTCTAGTGTCTTCCAAATCAGCATCATGGCTCCTGTTTATGTAACATGGctcctgtttgtgtttttttctcagcGAAGGCTCTCGCTTGACGTTTCCCCTGTGCTTGTCTCGTGGGTGACGTCTGTCCTATCCCTCCGTCTTCAAGTCTTGTTAGGACAGATGCCTGTGACTGAAGGGGAGATACAGAGACATGTACGGAGGGTGGGAGATGCTTCTCAGGTGAGAGAAAGTCATCACTAGAGAACTGAGAGAACTAGAGACACTTCAAAAAGTAGAAgcacttaaaatgcattttgttttacattttctctctCCATATTTCTTTCTCTCATCCCCACtcctttgtgttttttgtttttttttaattttttgcattcTACATTAGGTTCCTGAACCATCATCTCAGGAGCAACCAATGGAAACCATGCCTGTTGATTTCCAGGTAAAGGAGGAGATGCATCACATTACATTGTTTGGTTTTCAGCTTCTAAATTCTCCAAATTGTACAAATACCGGTACTCCTTCATATCTATTTTACATATTCTACTAGTAATCCTTACCCATCTGTGTGCTCAATTTGTGGTTTTCACCATCTGCCTTTTAACTAGCTGACGCCTTCCTTCCACATTTCTCTCTGACATTGCACATGCTCGCTGTGCCCGGGATGCAGTTTaaaagctaagattaggggtcgtTGGAAATCATCCAGCAGAGAGAGTTTGGTCagttaataaaagttttttgcctTAGGTCTAAGTATGAGGCTCTGATTCAGAATGTACTGTTTTCAGAGCTGTCATGTAATGTCATCCGAATCAATAACTCATTAACCTTCTATCTTGTTTTAAACTTAAAATACCATATATTGTAAGTCTGGCCCTAAGTTCAAGTAAATGCCAGCAGCCCATCAAAAAAAGAGTGAGCTAATGGGAGCAATCTTTACCACTAATGATTTTAGTCCCATAGGGTTAGGACCAAAACATATCGTGCAACATTTTAAAGTTCCATTAAACCCCTTTGCTCTATTTTTCTCCTTTCTCTTTAACGTCTTTGTAGACCACAAGGTGCACGACCTGTGTGTAGAGTAGGGTTTAAATGAAAGACTTTCTCCattgtctgcttgggggacacaggaacagtggggtatagctgctaccaccaggaggcaggacacaacattGAAATAATAGAACTGGCTCCTCCCAGGCTGGCTATACCTCCCAGCAGGTGGAGCCTAGGTCAGTTTTTGTTGTTTCCTTAGGAGAGTAGGACGTCTTGTTATTCATCCACACAGTCGGTTCTTTCTGACACCAGGAGATGCTCAAAACCCCTACACTGAGTAGGTGGTTGATGAATGACATCTCCAATCGAGGGTTTGTCTTCGGGGTCTAAGCAGTGCCTTGGCACGTGACCATCCAGTTTTCCCTAACTTCTCCATTCCTTCACAGGAGGAGAAACTACTGGCCGAAGGACATAGCGGGAGCGAAGCCTTGCAGAGGTGAATAGGCTTATTCCGTTCCCCTTTTTTCCTCACCTGCCTTCCCCTGTCATCCTTATTGCAGGGACGTGGGCAGCCTAGACAGAGAACAAAGCTCCGAAAAGTGTGTTCTGCCTGTTAATGTGGAGCATTTCTATGGCAACCTATCAGTTCACAGTTTAAAATGCACCGAGTAGAACCAAGGTCAACTcttcaagtcaagtggattttattgtcatttcagccatatacagtaaataactcTTGTTGTTACTGTTGCCGTGAGCACAACTGACAATAAGTGAGGCTGTTCCTTCccgcattttattaaaattggcGCCATAATTGTTACTTGCGCGCACTTCTGGGATCATTCCTTCGTGTCCGGAAGCGCGTCACTGTGTACACCGCACTCTCTCCTCAGCATTCACACGCAGCAGCTCTAACGCCAAGACACGCACTGATGGGGGAACAGAATCACAGAGTTCCAGGGCGCCGAGCTGTGCTCACAATACAGCAGACACACCAACAGTAAGGTGTATCCTTTTCTTTCACCCCTCGCTCCTCCAGCTGCCTATTACTCCCACTACTGTCTGGGCATATCATAGGTTTACCATTCAATTGGTAtattcctgttaaaaaaaaaaaaatgtaaccatgtCTGATGGCCCCTTTACTAAGGGAGCATCATCGGCATCCATGAAATTCTTAGCATGTGCCAAATGCCACAAATGTTTGCCCTTAGGGCATAAGGAGCCTTTATGCTCTCATTGCAAACCATCCGCTATGGTTTTAGAATCCCCAGGGCCTGTTCCTACCCAATTGCAGCAAACTGACGCAGTTGTCACACCAAGGGCCGATGCACTCTCTGATGCTCAAGCTACCCCTCAGTGGGCAACCCACCTCGCAACAGGGATACCCAAGCTGGCCCAGTCCCTAGACAAGCTACTAGCCAGGTTGACAACCCTAAGAGTAGGCCACATAAGCGGAGAGACCCATCGCCCTCAGAGGACGAGAGTGACGGAGGGGACAGAAGCCAATCCCCCCCTCTGCCTGACAATATGCTCTCAGAAAGAGAGCTATCCCTTAGTGAAGGGGAGGATGAGGAAACCACACCTCACTCATCAGAGGCCATAGACTCCCTAATTCTGTCAGGGATAGACATACTTCATTTACAGGATTCTGAGTCCATCTCTACGTCATCTAGCTCCCTATTCAAGAGACACAGCAAGGTGTCCACCAGTTTTTCCATATCACTCACAGCTGGACAACTTAATCCAACAAGAGTGGGATAAGCCTGAAAGGTGATTCCAAGCCAACAGAAGGTTCTTGAAACTATATCCATTTCAATCAGAGAGCATGGAAAAATTGTCTTCTCCACCGTCTGTGGATGCACACATATCCTGTCTTTCCAAGAACACGGCTCTGCAAGTACCAGATGCCTCGTCTTTTAAGGATGCTATGGACAAGGCAGTTCCCTTAGCTCAGTAGCATCTCAGGGAGCTGCACTGGAACATACTATCAACCTGGAAAATTAAGTCTCTATTCCAGATGATCCAACTCTCCACCAAGACAAGAGCATCTCTCATCTGGTGGCTAAGAACCAGCAAGCTATCCACAGGAAGGCCACTAGAAAATCCAAGGGTGCATCGACTAACAACGGATGCAAGCCTCTACGGATGGGGAGCGGTGCTGGAGGGCCACACCGTGCAGGACACTTGGTCCCAAGAAGAGACCGCACTGTCAACCAAACTGCTCAAGATTCGAGCAATTCGACCGGGACTAAAGCACTGGCAACAGGACCTCACAGGAAAAGCAGTAAAGGTCCAGTCCGACAATGCTACAACCATTTTGACACCTTGCGGCCTCTAACACACTTCGGAAGGTTCTTCAGGCCGCAGTGGTCACTGCCACTTAATCCTATCCTTCCCACCCTAAAACTtcgggacagctttggtacgtccccactgttcCTTTCTCCCCCAAGCAGAcaatagagaaaaggagatttagtGTACTCCCCGTTAAATCTccttctcttcagtcgcttgagggacacagggcttccctccctggataggGGGTATCACTGATATTCAGATACAGTTAATTACCATAATCAAGTTCTTCTTTAGTTATGTTACTATGCAGTTTACTATATATATTACTTGTTTTCCTTTGGTACTAACTGACctaggctccgcctgctggggggtatagccagcAAGGGAGGAGCCAGTTCTATTATTTTaatgttgtgtcctgcctcctggtggtAGCAGCTATACaccactgttcctgtgtcccccccaagcgactgaagagagagatttaacggtgagtacactaAATCTCCTTTTTATTGATCATTCTaaccacattaaaggggaagttgtgaTCTTTCCTCTCTGTCCTAtcagaaataattattttgccagcagatttttttaaattgtattttgcaaTTCTGGTCTTACTGGAGGCGGGAGTTGCAACTAACACTTTGAAGTATCTGAACGTAGTGATCAGTAGTTGTTTTGCCATGAAGCCTTTTCAGGTGTAAATGCATCAATCCTCTTATGGTTACCGCTTTTACAATAGATACTCCTCAAATACAGggtgaggagagcactcaaagagCAGGAACTGCTATGATCAAGGTTTTTTATATCAGGACTACATGcttacacacaacatgtttcaggccttgCATGCCCTTTCTTAAGTTTGCAGCGCATGAGCTTCCAGCAGTACTGAGCACGTCCCGTctcttttgctaatttttatagtATTGGTTATATTGGCAGCCAATGAGTAAGAAGCCTGCTTCTGGATGATGGGGCTTGACCAACAAATCATGCAAGTGCTCgagattgcataaaaaaaggaaaaaaatctgttGTCAAGGGACTTTAAAACCAAAATTGCACAAATCGGGTGCATTCTCAATGCTGGTCTGCTTTTTTCGCCCGTTTGACTTTTTAGTTTCTTACTTCCACTGcatccaggtttttttttgttgttgccccCGCCTCAGGTTTTACCTCTTCTTTTTAGCAGAATGGCGCAGCCTCTCCAGTCCCTGCCACCACCGTGGAGGAGGTTCTTTTCCTCCCATCTCAAAGTTCAGTTCCCACTATATGTCCAGATTCTGAGCATCCAACACAAGGAGATAGCGTATCTGAACAATGGACAGCATCTGTGCCGCCAGTAAGTCTCTCTGAATATGTGGGAAAGGTATTTCCTGATTTTTGGCCACCTGTAACCATGTTGCTTTGTGTCCCAGGAGTGGGTTCCGGTCATCAGACAAGATCTGCAGAACCAACGGAAGATAAAGCAGCAGCCGCCTTTGAGTGATGCCTACTTGAGTGGCATGCCTGCAAAGCGCCGCaaggtataaatatatttattttgtggtatTGCTTTAATTTAAACGTCGCCTTAATAAAGgacataaatatatttctaacacATTGGTCGGAGAAGGCTTGTATGGCTGGGAGCTACAGTCATTTTTCAGAGAAGCCTCTCTAGACAGCTGCAGTTATCTATCAttagttattaaaggaacagtaacgtcaaaaaagaaaagtgttttaaagttatgaaaatataatgcagtattgccctgcactggtaaaactgttgtgtttgcttaagaaacactactattgtttatataaataagctgcggtgtagcaatgggggcagccattcaaaggagaaaaaactcaagttacacagcagatagcagataagctctgtctgtctaatagtgtttttttttatccattagttaacctgtgccatatagcctttttttcaatttccaccatcgctacacagcagtttgtttatatgaactatagtagtgtttctgaagcaaacacatcagttttaccagtgcagggcagcactacatgatattttcattactttaaaacacttaaatgttttggtgttactgttcctttaaggtggtgAATTTCTTTTTCACGTGTGTGTGATATGGTGCCTCTAACCTAATTCTTTCCCCAGACAATGCAAGGTGAGGGGCCACACCTGTCTCTCTCTGAAGCCGTGAGCCGTGCAATGAAAGTCACAGGAGCCAAACCCGAGAGCAGCACAGAATGCGTGAAGAGGGAGCTGGATAATAGCGAAGCACAAGGAGAGTACAAAGAACAGGtaaagggttttttgttttttgttttttttaacggGACCCTGGAAATTGTGTGGCTGCTTTATAAAGATAAGCGAGTCATCCGTgcttgcaataaaatgtctcctgTATACATTACAAATAGAAAAGAATGAATAGTAGTCTATGGCAGAATGATAAGTACAAGGATCACGTTTACATGGGAACTATCGTGAATatgaaaacttaatataagcttcatcatactgaaatacattttttaaatacaatcgaTTAAATATTCGGCATTGTTTCAAGTTTATCttgactatccctctctcagcatctgtttctcttcattctgtcttcttgcagcagttgggtgtcagataatcattgacagttagatccaatatatcgtataggggggctccttttgcctagaagatgtattagagctcactctattaaaatcacaataaatcatgtctctctacatgcagaatttgtgcaaaaggcagttattttatttgtactggaatcggttatttgagtgagctctaatacatctgctaggaaaggaagcctccctataagatatattggatctaactgtcaatgattatctgacaccgactgctgcatgaagacatagttcccctttaaataatacctAACACAATGTCCTTTTCTTTTCCAGCTGTGTCAGGATATCCAGGAAATCCTCCAAGACGATGAGTCGTACAGTGCCCAGAGATTCCCCAACACACACAGGGCATTCAGGGGGGACCCCTAAACAATCGCTCAAATCTCTCCTTCAGTTATGTATATACCCTGCACAAGCCGTTCTTTTCTTATCATATTCCAGTACACTGCACACAGCCATTGTATTTTCTTATTGTAATATGTACACAACAAAGCCTTACAGTTGTTACCCCCTGCCCTTCCCACACAATGTACTAAACCTACGTCTAAAATAAGGGGTCAAATTGTTCTACGTTGCGCCCAGGCATAATGGTACCTTAATGCTGTCAATCGTCCCTAGTTGTTGGTGTATTCTGTGAGATTTGTCcatttacaatataaataaaagaatccTGCCCGTTGTCTCAGTGGGGGGCATTTGTCTCTTCTTCTTCCTGTATTAGTGACCCAACTGCATTTTGGGTTTCTGCTAAAGTGCTGTATTGAGAAAATATGTGATGATGTCAACTCCTGCTGCTTCTCTGGTGATACAAACacctaaaggggaagtaaagtctaaaatagaataaggctagaaatgctgtatattaaacataaacatgaacttactgcaccacaagcctaatcaaacaaatgatttatgctttcaaagttggccacaggggtcaccatcttgtaactttgttaaacatctttgcaagactaagactgtgcacatgctcagtgtggtctgggctgcttagggatcatcataaattatcaaaacagcacaagttaaataatatctgccagaagccgatacagcaagactgattaataatcagaatatacagactgcactgggtcttgtgttgtcatgtaatctaatgtggattttatagtttttgtattgtttaatacaaactttctccaactctgcagaaccagtggctgcagcaaaataatcctccaaatagaatccaagtttatctgtttaaatctggatccatgatctttgtccctgcagctggagttggaaacagtaaaggggatgtaaaggcaaaaataaaatccaatacaaatctctacacagtcgctgactgctctacagggaaacaaacaaagctgcttgagttctgcatggctgggaagaaaggcgggggctccccctgctgtacataagtatgattgtttccctgcagagcagttagggaccgtctgacaattcctatccacagcagtaaatgaagggagaatttcactacatacagtcaggtttcttataaaaatggtacacattgttttaattaaagtatattggagataggtttctttttttttttttaaagaaagtaaaaattggattttattatttttgcctttacatgccctttaagctgccatTTACATGAACAATCATTCCGGTTACCCTATGGAAGTACTCTACAGCAGTAATAAAGCAAGTCATGTAACACCTTGTATTGAAGAGATAAGGAAAATGAAGAAGAGCATTTCAATACAATTAAATGGGGGAGGGTGTAATTtttttggcactatataaataaaaacagttggTTGAATTTTCTCTTAAAATATGGCTACCATGCAGATGTGCTGGGCCAGGGGGACTAACGTGAACAACAGCAGCTGGCCTAAACCGTTGTCTCTCACCAAAGGCTCCTGGGTAGAAAGGGAGCAGAGATACAATGTGTTCTCTCCATTGAATGTCTGTCGCTTACTATACAGGTGTGTTCAGTATAATAGTCCAACATCCCTAAACTGTTTCCGGTAGAAATTATagttctacatggcaaataatttactagtaggtgtagtagagtaatagaaaagcaACAgacatgacatgctgctgattctgtgtcattgaatcatacGTGAGGctaaattcaaaatgatagcttgttcaaaataatagcagtgtggagctCAAAATCCTTAGAATAAGTTTTATTCCCATagacgcaaatgcattgggattactgaacattctattccaaatcaaaacataaagaaaaattacagaaagtgaagaaaagggaatattaggctgttccaaaaaatagcagtgtctgcattcttctttacaaactcattcactgtatCAACTGAATAATGTTACAAGATTtcgctttcctttgaatca
This Xenopus laevis strain J_2021 chromosome 8S, Xenopus_laevis_v10.1, whole genome shotgun sequence DNA region includes the following protein-coding sequences:
- the bag6.S gene encoding large proline-rich protein bag6-B isoform X1, whose protein sequence is MAANEKMDVTVKTLDSQTRTFTVEAEILVKEFKAHISSAVGITPEKQRLIYQGRVLQEDKKLNEYNVDGKVIHLVERAPPQTQTSTSGPSTSSSTSPSSSNAAPVPGAPERNGNSYVMVGTFNLPHVMSGLGEASRGPSVSTISGNDGSTLDVHINLDQQLPVQSEPRVRLVLAQNILQDIQRNLDRLEGQPGNEQAAEPMDTAESEGEASSRETLPQTTQNADGQSNSTPTSHPSPSEYVEVLQSLSRVEERLAPFMQRYREILSSATSDTYENQEREQSQRIINLVGESLRLLGNALVAVSDLRCNLSSASPRHLHVVRPMSHYSGPMLLQQAAIPIQINVGTTVSTTGNGTHAGHVPSDGNATPSTNTSEHQRSNSENQPPPSGERPASDAPPNSVPHPHPRVIRITHQTVEPVMMMHMNIQDSASGGPTNIPPPTAGHGGSAHIHMPGLPPEFMQAISNQITQQAMAAASGQQIPGFQAPPRFVFTRPAAPSFNFQPGAAATTPPAPGGATTTAPGATVGPAGNASLAQMISGLVGQLLMHPVVVAQGGSSTSSTTSTSTSTSTSSSTSSSSSTVPTSTTTTTSTSFPNVSSVPSAQLPPGTDQHLSQLLGSLLGTASSGMSNLTMGSPSITVTVPGMPAFLQGVTDILQATQTVPVSTSPPQSASQAPPPPSSPAPPAHSAPPPAAAPESLPPEFFTSVVQGVLSSMLGSLSAADQSGTESIADFIQRLSGSHNIFQPDAEGPGGFFGDLLTLICHNFSLVDMVMLLHGHSQPLQNLQPQLRSFFLQEYLHQADPTPNNIQMASRNLTNGLEEYIRESFASVTVRDDVDITRTNLEFLQDQFNRITTHILHCADSTFGQRLLEMCNQSLFEWLALNLYCLRGDQNALTSVINERIRRLSLDVSPVLVSWVTSVLSLRLQVLLGQMPVTEGEIQRHVRRVGDASQVPEPSSQEQPMETMPVDFQQNGAASPVPATTVEEVLFLPSQSSVPTICPDSEHPTQGDSVSEQWTASVPPEWVPVIRQDLQNQRKIKQQPPLSDAYLSGMPAKRRKTMQGEGPHLSLSEAVSRAMKVTGAKPESSTECVKRELDNSEAQGEYKEQLCQDIQEILQDDESYSAQRFPNTHRAFRGDP